One Pseudomonas ekonensis DNA window includes the following coding sequences:
- a CDS encoding LysR substrate-binding domain-containing protein, translated as MSRRLPPLYALRAFEAAARHSSFTRAAEELSITQSAVSRHVRTLEEHFACRLFHRSGRNLQLTESARLLLPGIREGFAALERACNTLRAEDDILRMKAPSTLTMRWLLARLSRFRHLQPGNEVQLTSAWMDVDSVDFNNEPFDCAVLLSDGHFPPDWEASLLFPEELIPVGAPNLPNDRPWDAARLAATELLHPTPDRRDWRSWLERMGLSEQVSLKGGQVFDTLELGMIAAARGYGVSMGDLLMVAEDVAQGRLSLPWPTAVASGLNYYLVWPRTRPGGERLRRLSDFLQGEVRAMELPQVARLS; from the coding sequence ATGTCCCGTCGTCTGCCGCCCTTGTATGCCCTGCGCGCATTCGAAGCAGCGGCGCGGCACAGCTCGTTCACCCGTGCCGCCGAAGAGTTGTCGATCACTCAGAGTGCGGTCAGCCGGCATGTCCGCACCCTCGAGGAGCACTTCGCCTGCCGGCTGTTCCACCGCAGCGGCCGCAACCTGCAACTGACCGAATCGGCGCGCCTGCTGCTGCCCGGCATCCGTGAGGGTTTTGCGGCGCTTGAGCGGGCCTGCAATACCTTGCGCGCCGAAGACGACATCCTGCGCATGAAAGCCCCGTCGACCCTGACCATGCGCTGGCTGCTGGCGCGGCTCAGTCGTTTTCGCCATCTGCAGCCGGGCAACGAGGTGCAACTGACCAGCGCCTGGATGGACGTGGACTCGGTGGACTTCAACAACGAACCGTTCGATTGCGCGGTGCTGCTCAGCGACGGGCATTTTCCGCCGGACTGGGAAGCCAGCCTGTTGTTCCCGGAAGAACTGATCCCGGTGGGCGCGCCCAACCTGCCCAATGACCGGCCCTGGGACGCGGCCCGCCTGGCCGCCACCGAACTGCTGCACCCGACCCCCGACCGGCGCGACTGGCGCAGCTGGCTGGAGCGCATGGGCCTGTCCGAGCAGGTGTCGCTCAAGGGCGGGCAGGTGTTCGACACCCTGGAGCTGGGGATGATCGCAGCGGCGCGGGGCTACGGCGTATCGATGGGTGACCTGCTGATGGTGGCCGAAGATGTGGCTCAAGGGCGGTTGAGCCTGCCGTGGCCCACCGCCGTCGCCAGCGGCCTGAACTACTACCTGGTGTGGCCCAGGACCCGCCCCGGAGGTGAACGTTTGCGCCGCCTCAGCGATTTCCTTCAGGGCGAAGTCCGGGCGATGGAGTTGCCGCAGGTCGCGCGCTTGAGCTGA
- a CDS encoding NorM family multidrug efflux MATE transporter, with protein sequence MQRPVRTELWAILRLAGPLIASQLAHMLMVLTDTLMMARLSPEALAGGGLGAASYSFVSIFCIGVIAAVGTLVAIRQGAGDILGAARLTQAGLWLAWLMALGAGLLLWNLKPVLLLFGQTETNVNAAGQFLLALPFALPGYLSFMALRGFTSAIGRATPVMVISLAGTVANFLLNYALITGLFGLPKLGLTGIGLVTAIVANCMALALAWHIRRHPAYDAYPLRQGLSRLNRQYLKELWRLGLPIGGTYAVEVGLFAFAALCMGTMGSTQLAAHQIALQIVSVAFMVPAGLSYAITMRIGQHYGAGQLLDARMSGRVGIAFGAAVMLCFAMVFWLLPDPLVGLFLDHDDPAFAEVIRLAVSLLMVAAWFELFDGVQTIAMGCIRGLKDAKTTFLVGLGCYWLIGAPAAWLMAFHLHWGPTGVWWGLALGLACAAVCLTLGFEWKMKRMIRHEPSDSFAVAQAE encoded by the coding sequence ATGCAGCGTCCCGTGCGTACCGAACTCTGGGCCATCCTCCGGCTGGCGGGGCCGCTGATCGCCTCGCAGTTGGCGCACATGCTGATGGTGCTGACCGACACCCTGATGATGGCGCGCCTGAGCCCGGAAGCCCTGGCCGGCGGCGGCCTGGGCGCGGCGAGCTATTCGTTCGTGTCGATCTTCTGCATCGGCGTGATCGCGGCGGTCGGCACCCTGGTGGCGATCCGTCAGGGCGCCGGCGACATCCTCGGCGCCGCCCGGCTGACCCAGGCCGGGCTGTGGCTGGCCTGGCTGATGGCCCTCGGCGCCGGCCTGCTGCTGTGGAACCTCAAACCGGTGCTGCTGCTGTTCGGCCAGACCGAAACCAACGTCAACGCCGCCGGGCAGTTCCTGCTGGCCTTGCCGTTCGCCCTGCCCGGCTACCTGAGCTTCATGGCCCTGCGCGGCTTCACCAGCGCCATCGGCCGGGCGACGCCGGTGATGGTCATCAGCCTGGCCGGCACCGTGGCCAACTTCCTGCTCAACTACGCGCTGATCACCGGCCTGTTCGGCCTGCCGAAACTGGGGCTGACCGGCATCGGCCTGGTCACGGCGATCGTCGCCAACTGCATGGCGCTGGCGCTGGCCTGGCACATCCGCCGGCATCCGGCCTACGACGCCTACCCGCTGCGCCAGGGCCTGTCGCGCCTCAACCGGCAGTACCTCAAGGAACTGTGGCGCCTGGGCCTGCCGATCGGCGGCACCTATGCCGTGGAGGTCGGGCTGTTCGCCTTCGCCGCGCTGTGCATGGGCACCATGGGCAGCACGCAACTGGCGGCGCACCAGATCGCCCTGCAGATCGTCTCGGTGGCGTTCATGGTGCCGGCGGGGCTGTCCTACGCGATCACCATGCGCATCGGCCAGCATTACGGCGCCGGGCAATTGCTCGACGCGCGGATGTCCGGGCGGGTCGGGATCGCCTTCGGCGCGGCGGTGATGCTGTGCTTCGCCATGGTGTTCTGGCTGTTGCCGGATCCGCTGGTGGGCCTGTTCCTGGATCACGACGACCCGGCCTTCGCCGAGGTGATCCGCCTGGCCGTCAGCCTGCTGATGGTGGCGGCGTGGTTCGAGCTGTTCGACGGCGTCCAGACCATCGCCATGGGCTGCATCCGCGGGCTCAAGGACGCCAAGACCACCTTTCTGGTCGGGCTCGGCTGCTACTGGCTGATCGGCGCGCCGGCGGCGTGGCTGATGGCGTTCCACCTGCACTGGGGGCCGACCGGCGTCTGGTGGGGCCTGGCGCTGGGGCTGGCATGCGCGGCGGTGTGCCTGACGCTGGGGTTCGAGTGGAAGATGAAGCGGATGATCCGGCACGAGCCTTCGGACTCGTTCGCGGTCGCCCAGGCCGAATGA
- the rep gene encoding DNA helicase Rep gives MSRLNPRQQEAVNYVGGPLLVLAGAGSGKTSVITRKIAHLIQNCGIRAQYIVAMTFTNKAAREMKERVGTLLRAGEGRGLTVSTFHNLGLNIIRKEHERLGYKPGFSIFDETDVKSLMTDIMQKEYSGDDGVDEIKNMIGAWKNDLILPAQALENARNPKEQTAAIVYTHYQRTLKAFNAVDFDDLILLPVKLFEDHADILEKWQNKVRYLLVDEYQDTNASQYLLVKMLIGKRNQFTVVGDDDQSIYAWRGARPENLMLLKEDYPSLKVVMLEQNYRSTSRILRCANVLISNNPHEFEKQLWSEMGHGDEIRVIRCRNEDAEAERVAMEILSLHLRTDRPYSDFAILYRGNYQAKLIELKLQHHQVPYRLSGGNSFFGRQEVKDLMAYFRLIVNPDDDNAFLRVINVPRREIGSTTLEKLGNYATERKISMYAATDEIGLGEHLDSRFTDRLSRFKRFMDKVREQCAGEDPISALRSMVMDIDYENWLRTNSSSDKAADYRMSNVWFLIEALKNTLEKDEDGEMTVEDAIGKLVLRDMLERQQEEEDGAEGVQMMTLHASKGLEFPYVFIMGMEEEILPHRSSIEADTIEEERRLAYVGITRARQTLAFTFAAKRKQYGEIVDCAPSRFLDELPPDDLAWEGNDDTPTEVKAVRGNNALADIRAMLKR, from the coding sequence ATGTCCCGACTCAATCCCCGGCAGCAAGAGGCCGTGAACTACGTCGGCGGCCCTCTTTTGGTGCTCGCCGGCGCTGGCTCCGGCAAGACCAGCGTGATCACGCGCAAGATCGCGCACCTGATCCAGAACTGCGGCATCCGCGCCCAGTACATCGTCGCGATGACCTTCACCAACAAGGCCGCCCGCGAGATGAAGGAGCGCGTCGGCACCCTGTTGCGCGCCGGCGAAGGCCGCGGCCTGACGGTCAGCACCTTCCACAACCTGGGCCTGAACATCATCCGCAAGGAGCACGAGCGCCTGGGCTACAAGCCCGGCTTCTCGATCTTCGACGAGACCGACGTCAAGTCGCTGATGACCGACATCATGCAGAAGGAATACTCGGGCGACGACGGCGTCGACGAGATCAAGAACATGATCGGCGCCTGGAAGAACGACCTGATCCTGCCGGCCCAGGCCCTGGAGAACGCGCGCAACCCCAAGGAACAGACCGCCGCCATCGTCTACACCCACTACCAGCGCACGCTCAAGGCGTTCAACGCGGTGGACTTCGACGACCTGATCCTGCTGCCGGTGAAGCTCTTCGAGGATCACGCCGACATCCTCGAAAAGTGGCAGAACAAGGTGCGCTACCTGCTGGTGGACGAATACCAGGACACCAACGCCAGCCAGTACCTGCTGGTGAAGATGCTGATCGGCAAGCGCAACCAGTTCACCGTGGTGGGCGACGACGACCAGTCGATCTACGCCTGGCGCGGCGCGCGGCCGGAAAACCTGATGCTGCTCAAGGAAGACTACCCGTCGCTCAAAGTGGTGATGCTGGAGCAGAACTACCGCTCCACCAGCCGCATCCTGCGCTGCGCCAACGTGCTGATCTCCAACAACCCCCACGAGTTCGAGAAGCAGCTGTGGAGCGAGATGGGCCACGGCGACGAGATCCGCGTGATCCGCTGCCGCAACGAGGACGCCGAGGCCGAGCGCGTGGCCATGGAAATCCTCAGCCTGCACCTGCGCACCGACCGGCCCTACAGCGACTTCGCGATCCTCTACCGCGGCAACTACCAGGCCAAGCTGATCGAGCTGAAGCTGCAGCACCACCAGGTGCCGTACCGTTTGAGCGGCGGCAACAGCTTCTTCGGCCGCCAGGAAGTGAAGGACCTGATGGCCTACTTCCGCCTGATCGTGAACCCGGACGACGACAACGCCTTCCTGCGGGTGATCAACGTGCCGCGCCGGGAGATCGGCTCCACCACCCTGGAGAAGCTCGGCAACTACGCCACCGAGCGCAAGATCTCGATGTACGCCGCCACCGACGAGATCGGCCTGGGCGAACACCTGGACAGCCGCTTCACCGACCGCCTGTCGCGCTTCAAGCGCTTCATGGACAAGGTGCGCGAGCAGTGCGCCGGCGAAGACCCGATCTCGGCCCTGCGCAGCATGGTCATGGACATCGACTACGAGAACTGGCTGCGCACCAACAGCTCCAGCGACAAGGCCGCGGATTACCGGATGAGCAACGTCTGGTTCCTGATCGAAGCCTTGAAGAACACCCTGGAGAAGGACGAAGACGGCGAGATGACCGTCGAGGACGCCATCGGCAAGCTCGTGCTGCGCGACATGCTCGAACGCCAGCAGGAAGAGGAAGACGGCGCCGAGGGCGTGCAGATGATGACCCTGCACGCGTCCAAGGGCCTGGAGTTCCCTTACGTGTTCATCATGGGCATGGAAGAGGAAATCCTGCCGCACCGTTCCAGCATCGAGGCCGACACCATCGAAGAGGAACGCCGCCTGGCCTACGTGGGCATCACCCGCGCCCGCCAGACCCTGGCCTTCACCTTCGCCGCCAAGCGCAAGCAGTACGGCGAGATCGTCGACTGCGCCCCGAGCCGCTTCCTCGACGAGTTGCCGCCGGACGACCTGGCCTGGGAAGGCAACGACGACACCCCGACCGAAGTCAAGGCCGTGCGGGGCAACAACGCATTGGCCGATATACGCGCGATGCTAAAGCGTTAG
- a CDS encoding methyl-accepting chemotaxis protein, which translates to MSQPRARIASQLGLALAVILAVVISGSTVFALRSLDSANLATREEHLASEARLLADQLSTFHGTLRESTQRLSGLFEKRFSAGLSVHPDEPVTVAGTRTPGLHLGGEVLNNNFKEVDEFKQMTAGVATLFVRSGEDFIRVSTSLSKQDGSRAIGTVLDHAHPAYARLMAGQGYVGRALLFERLYMTQYTPVRDGSGKVIAVLFVGFDYTDAQNAQFDNLKRFRIGQTGSLALLDEQSKWLVAPAGVQAPEQAVSVVAGLAKTPGKGRFWSDSAEDFYSIAVPFDGGPWSVVASMPKSEIRAVTWSVGTQLAIGSLLAMLLAVGSVVWLLRSKLQPLGDLVRQAEALGAGDLSVRLDVSSHDEIGQLARAFNQMSQALSTMVEHIRRSSEEVNRRAQALSGLSGGAYEGMEQQSGEITSMAGAVEEFSATSLNIADNMGNTQRLAQENAQQTQIGRTSMEEASSSLEQIAGALNTTATVINTLGQRSQEIGGIVSVITAIAEQTNLLALNAAIEAARAGEQGRGFAVVADEVRNLASRTRQATDEISGMIQSIQQETGNAISTMEQGNALMQEGLSRNANVASALARIDEQSRSAGQQFAAITTATQEQSSTATLLSSNLQSIALANSEQREVVSNLAVTAKELEKLAADLRSEVDRFR; encoded by the coding sequence ATGTCTCAACCCCGCGCCCGGATCGCCTCGCAGCTGGGCCTCGCGCTCGCCGTGATACTGGCGGTCGTCATCAGCGGCAGTACGGTGTTCGCCTTGCGTTCGCTGGATTCGGCCAACCTCGCCACCCGTGAAGAGCACCTGGCCAGCGAGGCGCGCCTGCTGGCCGACCAGCTGAGCACTTTCCACGGCACGCTGCGCGAAAGCACCCAGCGCCTGAGCGGGCTGTTCGAGAAGCGCTTCAGCGCGGGCCTGAGCGTCCATCCGGACGAGCCGGTGACCGTCGCCGGCACCCGCACGCCTGGCCTGCACCTGGGCGGCGAGGTGTTGAACAACAACTTCAAGGAAGTCGACGAGTTCAAGCAGATGACCGCCGGCGTCGCCACGCTGTTCGTGCGCAGCGGCGAGGACTTCATCCGCGTCAGTACTTCCCTGAGCAAACAGGACGGCAGCCGGGCCATCGGCACCGTGCTCGACCACGCCCACCCGGCCTATGCGCGGTTGATGGCGGGGCAGGGCTATGTCGGCCGCGCCTTGCTGTTCGAGCGCCTGTACATGACCCAGTACACCCCGGTGCGCGACGGTAGCGGCAAGGTGATCGCGGTGCTGTTCGTCGGCTTCGACTACACCGATGCGCAGAACGCCCAGTTCGACAACCTCAAGCGCTTCCGCATCGGCCAGACCGGCTCGCTGGCGCTGCTGGACGAGCAGAGCAAATGGCTGGTGGCCCCGGCCGGCGTGCAGGCGCCGGAGCAAGCGGTGTCGGTGGTCGCCGGCCTGGCGAAGACGCCGGGCAAGGGCCGCTTCTGGAGCGACAGCGCTGAAGACTTCTACAGCATCGCCGTACCGTTCGACGGCGGGCCGTGGTCGGTGGTGGCGAGCATGCCGAAAAGCGAGATCCGTGCCGTGACCTGGAGCGTCGGCACGCAACTGGCCATCGGCAGCCTGCTGGCGATGCTGCTGGCGGTGGGTTCCGTGGTCTGGCTGCTGCGCAGCAAGCTGCAGCCGCTGGGGGATCTGGTGCGGCAGGCCGAGGCGCTGGGCGCCGGCGATCTGAGCGTGCGCCTGGACGTCTCGAGCCACGACGAGATCGGCCAGCTGGCCCGCGCCTTCAACCAGATGAGCCAAGCGTTGTCGACCATGGTCGAGCACATCCGCCGTTCCTCCGAAGAGGTCAACCGCCGGGCCCAGGCGCTGTCGGGCTTGTCCGGCGGTGCGTACGAAGGCATGGAGCAGCAGTCCGGCGAAATCACCAGCATGGCCGGCGCGGTCGAAGAGTTCAGCGCCACCTCGCTGAACATCGCCGACAACATGGGCAACACCCAGCGCCTGGCCCAGGAAAACGCCCAGCAGACGCAGATCGGCCGCACCTCGATGGAAGAAGCGTCTTCCTCGCTGGAGCAGATCGCCGGCGCGCTGAACACCACGGCGACTGTCATCAACACCCTCGGTCAGCGTTCCCAGGAAATCGGCGGCATCGTCAGCGTCATTACCGCTATCGCCGAACAGACCAACCTGCTGGCGCTCAACGCCGCCATCGAAGCGGCCCGTGCCGGTGAGCAAGGCCGCGGCTTCGCGGTGGTGGCCGACGAGGTGCGCAACCTGGCTTCGCGCACCCGTCAGGCGACCGACGAGATCTCCGGCATGATCCAGAGCATCCAGCAGGAGACCGGCAACGCCATCAGCACCATGGAGCAAGGCAATGCGCTGATGCAGGAAGGCCTGTCGCGCAACGCCAACGTCGCCTCGGCCCTGGCGCGCATCGACGAGCAGAGCCGCTCGGCGGGCCAGCAGTTCGCGGCGATCACCACCGCGACCCAGGAGCAGAGCAGCACCGCGACCTTGCTCAGCAGCAACCTGCAGAGCATCGCGCTGGCCAACAGCGAGCAGCGGGAAGTGGTGTCCAACCTGGCGGTCACCGCCAAGGAACTGGAGAAGCTGGCGGCGGACCTGCGTTCCGAGGTCGACCGCTTCCGCTGA
- a CDS encoding putative bifunctional diguanylate cyclase/phosphodiesterase, with translation MSTPVEPLRLLLLAEEPAWTALLRECLAPMGSSAVLIGAPDWDSVSRLFEDNRHAVLLTVPGLQPAPGRCSLPTVLLLEHEPANPPDGVSDWLVRDALDTGMLRRCLRHVRERGVLENTLQRLAEQDPLTGIANRQGFQTLLTARLAENDGRGLALGHLDLDNFRHANDALGHQAGDRLILQVVARLKSQLEAGDQLARLGSDEFALLIDTRRAPQRAEWMAERITEALAEPYWIDGESLLIGSSLGIAHARAHAGADPLMWHAHIAMQQAKSTQGCTFHIFNERINRNARSMADLESELRRALRRDELELHYQPRLNLADGQIVGLEALVRWRHSERGLLPPSEFVPLAEQSGLIVPLGYWVISRALRDMQALREHGLPALHMAINLSFRQFQDSQLLPTLSRLIAERGVEAQWLEFELTETAVMRRSDLVKQTMDALGRLGVRFSLDDFGTGFSSFVHLNSLPITLLKIDKSFVGGMEQREENRKLVHAMINLAHNLHLEVVAEGVETAEQMALLRGFGCDQVQGYLISKPLPLAELVAYLTVGSGEEPALDVVV, from the coding sequence TTGTCTACGCCTGTCGAACCCTTGCGTTTGCTGCTGCTGGCCGAAGAGCCGGCCTGGACAGCGTTGTTGCGCGAGTGCCTGGCGCCGATGGGCAGCTCGGCGGTGCTGATCGGCGCGCCGGACTGGGATTCGGTCAGCCGCCTGTTCGAAGACAACCGCCACGCGGTGCTGCTGACCGTGCCGGGCCTGCAGCCGGCGCCCGGGCGCTGCAGCCTGCCGACGGTGCTGCTTTTGGAGCACGAGCCGGCGAACCCGCCCGACGGCGTCAGCGACTGGCTGGTGCGCGACGCGCTCGACACCGGCATGCTGCGCCGCTGCCTGCGCCATGTGCGCGAGCGGGGCGTGCTGGAGAACACCCTGCAACGCCTGGCCGAACAGGATCCGCTGACCGGGATCGCCAACCGCCAGGGTTTCCAGACCCTGCTCACGGCCCGCCTGGCCGAAAACGACGGCCGGGGCCTGGCCCTCGGGCACCTGGACCTGGACAACTTCCGCCACGCCAACGACGCCCTCGGCCACCAGGCCGGCGACCGCCTGATCCTGCAGGTGGTGGCGCGGCTCAAGAGCCAGTTGGAGGCCGGCGATCAGCTGGCCCGTCTGGGCAGCGACGAATTCGCCCTGTTGATCGACACCCGCCGCGCCCCGCAGCGCGCCGAGTGGATGGCCGAACGCATCACCGAAGCGCTGGCCGAACCCTACTGGATCGACGGCGAGAGCCTGCTGATCGGCTCCAGCCTGGGCATCGCCCATGCCCGCGCCCACGCCGGCGCCGACCCGCTGATGTGGCACGCGCACATCGCCATGCAGCAGGCCAAGAGCACCCAGGGCTGCACCTTCCACATCTTCAACGAACGGATCAACCGCAACGCGCGGAGCATGGCCGACCTCGAAAGCGAGCTGCGCCGGGCCTTGCGCCGCGACGAGCTGGAGCTGCACTACCAGCCGCGCCTGAACCTGGCGGACGGGCAGATCGTCGGCCTCGAGGCCCTGGTACGCTGGCGCCACAGCGAGCGCGGGCTGCTGCCGCCCAGCGAGTTCGTGCCGCTGGCCGAGCAGAGCGGGCTGATCGTGCCTTTGGGCTACTGGGTGATCTCCCGGGCCCTGCGCGACATGCAGGCCCTGCGCGAGCACGGCCTGCCGGCGCTGCACATGGCGATCAACCTGTCGTTCCGCCAGTTTCAGGACAGCCAGCTGCTGCCTACCCTCAGCCGCCTGATCGCCGAGCGCGGCGTCGAGGCCCAGTGGCTGGAGTTCGAACTCACCGAAACCGCCGTGATGCGCCGCAGCGACCTGGTCAAGCAGACCATGGACGCCCTCGGCCGCCTCGGCGTGCGCTTCTCGCTGGACGACTTCGGCACCGGGTTCTCCTCGTTCGTGCACCTCAACAGCCTGCCGATCACGCTGCTCAAGATCGACAAGAGCTTCGTCGGCGGCATGGAACAGCGCGAAGAGAACCGCAAGCTGGTGCACGCGATGATCAACCTGGCGCACAACCTGCACCTGGAAGTGGTGGCCGAGGGGGTGGAGACCGCAGAACAGATGGCGTTGCTGCGCGGCTTCGGTTGCGATCAGGTGCAGGGCTACCTGATCAGCAAGCCGCTGCCGCTGGCGGAGCTGGTGGCCTACCTCACGGTCGGCTCCGGCGAAGAGCCGGCGCTGGACGTGGTGGTCTGA